A single region of the Winslowiella toletana genome encodes:
- a CDS encoding CPCC family cysteine-rich protein, translated as MDEIINCSVYLCPCCHKYEFSKVGSYEICPVCNWEDDPVQEEDPSYGGGANVMSLNEARKAYAEGRKVK; from the coding sequence TTGGATGAAATAATTAATTGTTCAGTATATTTATGCCCTTGTTGCCATAAATATGAGTTTTCGAAAGTTGGGAGCTATGAAATTTGTCCGGTTTGCAATTGGGAAGATGATCCTGTTCAAGAAGAAGATCCAAGTTATGGTGGTGGGGCTAATGTCATGAGTTTGAACGAAGCCCGTAAAGCCTATGCTGAAGGACGTAAAGTCAAATAG
- a CDS encoding sugar ABC transporter substrate-binding protein, giving the protein MNFKKAIVTSMLACMLPAAAYAKDIQVGVSMALFDDNFLTIVRTAMQKEMQKDGVKGQVEDAKGDVAQQLQQVQNFIGQGVDAIIVNPVDTNAVKPIMDQATKAGIPLVFVNRRPQAELTSKMAYVGSDSELAGRLQMEALAKAMNGKGNVAILLGDLANEATRDRTKGVEAVAAKYPDIKIVQKQTAKFMRNDAVDVVSNWMTAGDEINAIASNNDEMAIGALQALGKNSSNVLIAGVDGTPDALQMIKNGKMIATVFQDAKGQGEGAVQTAIKLVKGEKVETNVMIPYQLITKDNYAEFSSRNVK; this is encoded by the coding sequence ATGAACTTTAAAAAAGCGATCGTGACGTCGATGTTAGCCTGTATGTTGCCAGCTGCCGCCTATGCCAAAGATATTCAGGTTGGCGTATCAATGGCGCTGTTTGACGATAATTTCCTGACCATCGTCAGAACGGCGATGCAGAAAGAGATGCAAAAAGACGGGGTTAAGGGCCAGGTTGAAGATGCTAAAGGCGATGTTGCCCAGCAGCTGCAACAGGTGCAGAACTTTATTGGTCAGGGCGTTGACGCGATTATCGTCAACCCGGTGGATACCAATGCGGTAAAACCGATTATGGACCAGGCGACCAAAGCCGGTATTCCACTGGTTTTTGTTAACCGACGTCCGCAGGCCGAGCTGACCAGCAAAATGGCTTATGTCGGTTCTGATTCCGAACTGGCGGGTCGCCTGCAGATGGAAGCGCTGGCGAAGGCGATGAATGGTAAAGGTAATGTCGCTATTCTGCTCGGCGATCTGGCGAATGAAGCGACCCGCGATCGCACCAAAGGGGTTGAAGCGGTGGCGGCAAAATATCCTGATATCAAAATCGTGCAGAAACAGACTGCCAAATTTATGCGTAATGACGCCGTGGATGTGGTCAGTAACTGGATGACGGCGGGCGATGAAATTAATGCGATTGCTTCCAATAACGATGAAATGGCGATTGGTGCCTTACAGGCACTGGGAAAAAACAGCAGCAACGTATTGATTGCCGGTGTTGACGGCACGCCTGATGCGTTACAGATGATCAAAAACGGCAAAATGATCGCGACCGTGTTCCAGGATGCAAAAGGGCAGGGCGAAGGCGCGGTGCAAACGGCAATCAAACTGGTTAAGGGTGAAAAAGTCGAAACCAACGTAATGATCCCTTATCAGCTGATCACCAAAGATAACTACGCCGAATTTTCCAGTCGCAATGTTAAATAA
- a CDS encoding sugar ABC transporter ATP-binding protein produces the protein MAAYALEAEGISKFFPGVKALNKVSLRVKPGTVHALMGENGAGKSTLMKCLIGIYRPDDGVIRIKGEPVQFADTLDALRSGISMIHQELNLVPHMTVAENIWLGREPMKYGFVDHAKLNKITQDLLTKLNIRLKADQMVGDLSIAAQQMVEIAKAVSWNADIVIMDEPTSALTEGEVAHLFTIIRDLRTQGKAIIYISHKMDEIFAITDEVSVFRDGSWVASEQTASYTRQSLITQMVGRELTQLFPKFNNDIGEEVLTVRNLTQKDKFHDISFGVRRGEILGVAGLVGAGRSEVMESLFGMTSFDSGEVLIDGVPTKISSPSVAIEKGLAFLTEDRKKSGLFLVLSVMENMSIVNMPEYSAKGGFVSHVQMAKDCMEQIRRLNIKTPTMDQIINNLSGGNQQKVLIARWLLAQPKILILDEPTRGIDVGAKAEIYRLISELANRGVAIIMVSSELPEILGMSDRVMVMHEGRITGILDKEDADQETIMSLASE, from the coding sequence ATGGCCGCTTATGCGCTTGAAGCCGAAGGCATCAGCAAGTTTTTCCCGGGTGTAAAAGCACTGAATAAGGTGTCTTTACGCGTTAAGCCAGGAACGGTTCATGCTCTGATGGGTGAGAACGGCGCGGGTAAGTCCACTTTAATGAAATGCCTCATCGGGATTTACCGTCCCGATGACGGCGTGATTCGCATTAAAGGGGAACCGGTGCAGTTTGCAGATACCCTGGACGCGCTGCGTTCAGGCATCTCAATGATCCACCAGGAGCTGAATCTGGTGCCGCACATGACGGTAGCGGAGAATATCTGGTTAGGCCGTGAGCCGATGAAATACGGTTTTGTCGACCATGCCAAGCTCAACAAAATTACCCAGGATCTGCTGACTAAACTGAATATACGTCTGAAAGCCGATCAGATGGTGGGTGATTTGAGTATCGCTGCGCAGCAGATGGTGGAAATCGCCAAAGCGGTGTCGTGGAATGCCGATATTGTGATTATGGATGAGCCGACCTCTGCGCTGACTGAAGGTGAAGTCGCTCATCTGTTTACCATTATTCGCGACCTGCGTACGCAGGGCAAAGCCATTATCTATATCAGCCATAAAATGGATGAGATTTTTGCCATTACCGATGAAGTCAGCGTATTTCGTGACGGAAGCTGGGTGGCGAGCGAACAGACCGCCAGCTATACGCGTCAGTCGCTGATTACCCAAATGGTCGGGCGTGAACTTACCCAGCTATTCCCGAAATTCAATAACGATATTGGGGAAGAAGTGCTGACGGTGCGCAACCTGACGCAGAAAGATAAGTTTCACGATATCAGCTTTGGTGTACGGCGCGGCGAGATCCTTGGCGTCGCCGGGCTGGTCGGTGCTGGACGCAGCGAAGTGATGGAAAGCCTGTTTGGTATGACCTCATTCGACAGCGGTGAAGTGCTGATTGACGGCGTGCCGACTAAAATCAGCTCCCCCTCGGTAGCGATTGAAAAAGGGCTGGCATTTCTGACCGAAGATCGCAAAAAATCAGGGCTGTTTCTGGTGTTGTCGGTGATGGAGAACATGAGCATCGTCAATATGCCGGAATACAGCGCCAAAGGCGGTTTTGTCAGCCACGTGCAGATGGCGAAAGATTGTATGGAGCAGATTCGTCGGCTCAATATTAAAACCCCCACCATGGATCAAATTATTAATAACCTTAGCGGCGGCAATCAGCAGAAAGTGCTGATTGCGCGCTGGCTGCTGGCGCAACCGAAAATTTTGATTCTCGATGAGCCAACACGCGGCATTGATGTTGGTGCCAAAGCAGAGATTTACCGTCTGATCAGTGAACTGGCGAACCGCGGTGTCGCCATCATTATGGTGTCGTCTGAGCTGCCGGAAATTCTTGGCATGAGCGACCGGGTAATGGTGATGCATGAAGGTCGTATAACCGGCATTCTCGATAAAGAGGATGCCGATCAGGAAACCATTATGTCGCTGGCATCCGAGTGA